In Polaribacter sp. Hel_I_88, the following proteins share a genomic window:
- a CDS encoding NAD(P)-binding domain-containing protein, translating to MNKISILGCGWLGKSLAISLINRGYSVKGSTTSEEKLELLEMNNIEPYLVDISDFEADDSFLNSDILIVAITSKDINGFERLIAQIEESPIQKVIFISSTSVYDKLNKVVTEEDAVLEDNPLVKIENLFRENTLFETTIIRFAGLFGDERHPANWFKNGKKIPQPEGFVNMIHKEDCIEIIQEIIAQDCWNRTFNACSNHHPTRREFYTLAKLSHDFEAPEFEENENYEWKIISSKKIQDVLGYTFIHDDLLSI from the coding sequence AAATCTCTGGCAATTTCCTTGATAAATCGAGGATATTCTGTTAAAGGTTCTACAACATCCGAAGAGAAATTAGAGTTGTTAGAAATGAATAACATAGAACCTTATTTGGTTGACATTAGCGATTTTGAAGCAGATGATAGTTTCCTAAATTCCGATATTTTAATTGTAGCCATAACTTCTAAAGATATAAATGGTTTTGAACGTTTAATTGCTCAAATTGAAGAATCGCCAATTCAAAAAGTGATTTTTATAAGTTCTACTTCTGTGTATGATAAATTGAATAAAGTAGTCACAGAGGAAGATGCAGTACTTGAAGATAATCCTTTAGTAAAAATTGAAAATCTATTTAGAGAAAATACATTATTCGAAACAACAATTATTCGTTTTGCGGGTTTGTTTGGTGATGAAAGACACCCAGCAAATTGGTTTAAAAACGGAAAGAAAATTCCACAACCAGAAGGTTTTGTGAACATGATTCATAAAGAAGATTGTATCGAAATTATTCAGGAAATTATTGCTCAAGATTGTTGGAATAGAACTTTTAACGCGTGCTCAAATCATCACCCAACAAGAAGAGAGTTTTATACTTTAGCGAAATTAAGTCACGATTTTGAAGCTCCAGAATTCGAAGAAAATGAAAATTATGAATGGAAAATTATTAGCTCTAAAAAAATACAAGACGTTTTAGGCTATACTTTTATTCATGATGATTTGTTAAGTATTTAA
- a CDS encoding VOC family protein, producing MIQPFHIAIPVQNLEPCRTFYRDILNCSEGRSTENWVDFNFFGHQLVIHQKDDFKPQRISNPVDGFDVPVPHFGVVLTWEDWHNLADRLKAANTKFEIEPCIRFKGKVGEQATMFFKDPENNALEFKAFQDIGQLFAK from the coding sequence ATGATACAACCTTTTCATATTGCCATTCCTGTTCAGAATTTAGAACCTTGCAGAACATTTTACAGAGATATTTTAAATTGCTCTGAAGGCAGATCTACAGAAAATTGGGTCGATTTCAATTTCTTTGGTCATCAATTAGTAATTCATCAAAAAGACGATTTTAAGCCACAAAGAATCTCAAATCCTGTAGATGGTTTTGATGTTCCTGTGCCTCATTTTGGTGTTGTTTTAACTTGGGAAGATTGGCATAATTTAGCAGACAGATTAAAAGCTGCCAACACAAAGTTTGAAATTGAACCTTGTATTCGTTTTAAAGGAAAAGTGGGTGAACAAGCAACTATGTTTTTTAAAGATCCAGAAAATAATGCTTTAGAGTTTAAAGCTTTTCAAGATATTGGGCAATTGTTTGCTAAATAG